The Bernardetia litoralis DSM 6794 genome includes a window with the following:
- the elbB gene encoding isoprenoid biosynthesis glyoxalase ElbB, with translation MKIGVLLSGAGVYDGAEIQESVLILLALEQAGVSYFCIAPNIEQHHVINHLTGNEMNEKRNVLVEAARIARGNIKDLAEINADDMDGLVMPGGFGVAKNFTKWAFEGANGEINPDVKKIINEMVRNHKPIAAVCMSPTTVAKALEGSGIEANLTIGTTKEKSPYQIADINAEMKKVDANPVLCPVTEVITDDANNIVSSPCYMMEASISQINEGIQKTIAKLVEMVALQRES, from the coding sequence ATGAAAATAGGTGTTTTATTATCAGGTGCTGGTGTTTATGATGGTGCAGAAATTCAAGAATCAGTTTTGATTTTATTAGCTTTAGAACAAGCTGGTGTATCTTATTTTTGTATTGCTCCAAATATTGAACAACATCACGTTATCAATCATTTGACAGGAAATGAAATGAATGAGAAAAGAAATGTTTTGGTAGAAGCTGCCCGAATTGCAAGAGGAAATATCAAAGATTTGGCAGAAATAAATGCAGATGATATGGATGGATTGGTAATGCCAGGAGGATTTGGTGTTGCCAAAAATTTTACAAAATGGGCATTTGAAGGTGCAAATGGAGAAATAAACCCAGATGTAAAAAAAATAATCAATGAAATGGTTAGGAATCATAAACCGATTGCAGCCGTTTGTATGTCGCCTACTACTGTTGCAAAGGCATTAGAAGGAAGTGGAATAGAAGCTAATTTGACAATCGGAACAACAAAAGAAAAATCGCCTTATCAGATTGCTGATATTAATGCAGAAATGAAAAAAGTAGATGCGAATCCTGTTTTGTGTCCTGTAACAGAGGTAATTACAGATGATGCAAATAATATTGTTTCTTCCCCTTGTTATATGATGGAAGCAAGTATTAGTCAAATCAATGAAGGAATACAAAAAACGATTGCTAAATTGGTAGAAATGGTGGCGTTACAAAGAGAAAGCTAG